A stretch of Coccidioides posadasii str. Silveira chromosome 2, complete sequence DNA encodes these proteins:
- a CDS encoding putative NRPS-like protein biosynthetic cluster (antiSMASH:Cluster_2.4~SMCOG1002:AMP-dependent synthetase and ligase~EggNog:ENOG410PI0R~COG:I,Q~BUSCO:130at33183): MAEENPELQAALRELDQELEDGDITEKGYQKRRTLLLSQYLSADGAQGDQELRFMRRPSHDAPTTITGGQVNRRSVYADNRRQSDYLPANLLSPADNGYTDPRANPLSRIHENELGFSLNSTQQPSRTSYDSMQAPMANPSVADYGHSRSPTVISQNYAFNPNEQPEYDSLTRNSTMLDSQEAYFSDFAGEQHDERRQSYGGGFRYSQAEAFSPTANMAPPPMPTTGLAAGVVVDHLLPLEPRDIPFDVCDLHDAKSPMSKFENLPAVLRYRARSHPKQPAYWVLDQRGKETASITWEKLASRAEKVAQVIRDKSSLYRGDRVALVYRDTEVIEFAVALLGCFIAGVVAVPINNLDDYASLNVILTSTQAHLALTTENNLKAFQRDIATQKLTWPRGVEWWKTNEFGSYHPKRKDEMPPLAVPDLAYIEFARAPTGDLRGVVMSHRTIMHQMCCMSAIVSTIPTDSNNSGKPVPRPHGEILMSYLDPRQGIGMILGVLFTVYAGNTTVWLESLAVETPGLYASLITKYRAALLAADYPGLKRAVYNYQQDPMATRNFKKNSEPNFSSLKLCLIDTLTVDCEFHEILADRWLRPLRNPRARELVTPMLCLPEHGGMVISLRDWLGGEERMGCPLKHEVLPPEKQKDKSEGEKKEEEKGGEPKATFGSSLIGGSAAPIRKEGPRNDLGEVLLDKEALKNNEIVILAIGEEARRLADTTPNAVRVGAFGYPIPDATLAIVDPETGLLCTPNVVGEIWVDSPSLSGGFWALPKQTESIFHARPYRFQGGGPTPVIVEPEFLRTGLLGCVIEGQIFVLGLYEDRLRQKVEWVEHGVEVAEHRYFFVQHLILSIMKNVPKIHDCSAFDVFVNEEHLPVVVLESYTASTAPVASGQSPRQLDVPLLDSLAEKCMGVLYQEHHLRVYCVMITAPNTLPRVLKNGRQEIGNMLCRKEFDNGSLPCEHVKFSVERSVLNLPIGVDPVGGIWSVPSSAARQDALAMQEKQYSGVDLRDVIMDDRTSTPLNNFNSIVDLLQWRVSRQGEELCYCSIDGRGREGKGITWKKFDSKVAAVAAYLKNKVKLRPGDHVILMYTHSEEYVFAVHACFCLGLVAIPISPVDQNRLSEDAPALLHVIVDFRVKAILVNGEVNDLLKQKIVSQHIKQSAHVVRTSVPSVYNTSKPPKQSHGCRHLGFTMNPQWLNSKQPAVIWTYWTPDQRRLSVEIGHDTIMGMCKVQKETCQMSSSRPVLGSVRSAVGLGFLHTCLMGPYVGAPTYLVSPIDFAANPISLFLTLARYKIKDTYATSQMLDYAMGSMAAKGFQLHELKNLMISAEGRPRIDVYQKVRLHFAAAGLDRTAINTIYSHVLNPMIASRSYMCIEPIELWLDTKYLRQGYVYPVDPDTPGHTLLVQDSGMVPVSTQIAIVNPETCCLSHVGEYGEIWVQSDACARSFYGSKQEFDLERFSGRTVDGDPGAIYVRTGDLGFLHTVTRPIGPGGQPVEMQVLFVLGSIGETFEVNGLNHFPMDIENTIEKSHRNIVRGGSAVFQAGGLVVALVEVTRKAYLASIVPVIVNAVLTEHQVVTDIVAFVPRGDFPRSRLGEKQRGKILGLWVTRKIRTIAQFSIRDADGVMTHVAEAHARASKTGSIIEGSSRLPSTLLEAEEHGGPQPQAPSRRGKGYTDEPVEHYPRTPEGITSDHHALGDPTFRNADDTEQYHQSFKHDNRSSSGNFYDQNQDERHDFLVESPMAAENRSAPFNASAFGSEGSNFAPENHPLQGECNPSGPIGLVPMKPLSRQDTPPSHRSSSRSSPAPQTVPQIRTPVVSLGKDSLPSQQLRYSMIGGSYNQPPPQQAQTQGQNPYGGYGDEHEQDWPQEAILYHTRNDAGYQ; the protein is encoded by the exons ATGGCTGAAGAGAATCCCGAGCTCCAGGCCGCCTTGCGGGAACTTGATCAGGAACTGGAG GACGGTGATATCACAGAGAAAGG atatcagaagcGTCGGACACTCCTCCTTTCGCAGTATCTTTCTGCGGATGGAGCCCAGGGAGATCAAGAGCTTCGATTTATGCGACGGCCCTCGCACGATGCTCCTACCACGATAACAGGCGGACAGGTCAACCGCAGGTCAGTGTATGCAGATAACCGGCGGCAATCTGACTATCTTCCTGCAAACCTCCTCTCTCCAGCAGATAATGGCTATACCGATCCGCGTGCGAACCCGTTATCGAGAATCCATGAAAATGAACTGGGTTTCTCACTCAATTCGACTCAGCAGCCATCGAGGACTTCGTATGATTCAATGCAAGCTCCAATGGCCAATCCTTCCGTCGCGGATTACGGTCATTCTCGGTCGCCAACGGTAATAAGCCAAAATTATGCATTCAATCCGAACGAGCAACCGGAATATGATAGTCTCACAAGAAATTCCACGATGCTAGACTCCCAGGAAGCGTACTTTTCAGACTTTGCAGGTGAGCAGCATGATGAGCGGAGACAGAGTTACGGTGGTGGATTCCGGTATTCCCAAGCCGAAGCGTTCTCACCCACGGCCAATATGGCGCCGCCCCCAATGCCCACAACGGGCCTGGCTGCAGGGGTAGTGGTCGACCATCTTTTACCATTGGAACCACGGGATATTCCCTTCGACGTTTGTGACCTTCATGATGCCAAGTCTCCAATGTCTAAATTTGAAAATTTGCCTGCAGTGCTACGTTACCGCGCACGCTCCCACCCGAAGCAGCCAGCCTACTGGGTACTCGACCAGCGGGGTAAGGAGACGGCATCGATAACTTGGGAAAAGCTTGCCAGCCGTGCGGAGAAGGTTGCTCAAGTGATCCGTGACAAGAGCAGTCTATACCGTGGTGATCGCGTTGCCCTAGTTTATCGCGATACCGAAGTTATCGAATTTGCGGTGGCATTGCTTGGGTGTTTCATCGCTGGAGTAGTCGCCGTTCCCATTAACAACCTCGACGATTATGCTAGTCTCAATGTCATCCTCACATCGACTCAAGCCCATCTTGCCCTGACAACGGAGAATAATTTAAAAGCGTTCCAGCGCGATATCGCAACCCAAAAATTAACGTGGCCAAGAGGGGTTGAATGGTGGAAGACAAACGAGTTTGGTAGCTATCACCCTAAGCGAAAGGATGAGATGCCCCCCCTAGCCGTCCCGGATTTGGCATACATCGAGTTTGCGAGGGCTCCCACTGGCGATTTGCGGGGAGTGGTGATGAGCCACCGCACCATCATGCATCAAATGTGCTGCATGTCTGCGATAGTATCTACGATTCCCACCGATTCCAATAATAGCGGGAAACCCGTGCCAAGACCTCACGGCGAAATCCTGATGAGTTATCTCGATCCTAGACAAGGCATTGGCATGATCCTTGGTGTTCTCTTTACGGTCTATGCTGGCAATACTACTGTTTGGCTAGAGTCCCTAGCGGTTGAAACTCCCGGCCTTTATGCTAGTTTGATCACCAAGTACAGAGCTGCTCTGCTGGCAGCAGATTACCCGGGCCTTAAGAGGGCCGTGTACAATTACCAGCAAGATCCGATGGCGACAAGAAATTTCAAGAAGAATTCAGAGCCAAACTTCTCAAGCTTGAAGTTGTGTCTTATAGATACTTTAACTGTCGACTGCGAATTCCATGAAATCCTCGCGGACAGATGGTTAAGGCCCTTGCGGAATCCGCGGGCTCGCGAACTAGTTACGCCCATGCTGTGCCTTCCAGAGCACGGTGGCATGGTTATCAGTTTACGTGACTGGCTTGGAGGCGAGGAGCGTATGGGGTGCCCTTTGAAACATGAAGTACTGCCACCGGAAAAGCAGAAAGACAAGTCCGAAGgtgagaaaaaagaagaagagaagggcGGAGAGCCAAAGGCGACGTTCGGGAGCAGCTTGATTGGTGGTTCTGCGGCGCCGATACGAAAAGAAGGCCCCCGGAACGACCTTGGTGAGGTACTACTTGACAAAGAAGCCTTGAAAAACAACGAAATTGTGATATTAGCAATTGGTGAGGAGGCAAGAAGGCTGGCTGACACAACACCAAATGCTGTCAGGGTTGGTGCATTTGGGTATCCCATTCCAGATGCAACGTTAGCGATCGTTGATCCAGAGACTGGGTTGCTGTGCACGCCTAATGTGGTTGGTGAGATATGGGTTGATTCACCTTCATTGTCAGGAGGATTCTGGGCCCTTCCCAAACAAACGGAGTCCATCTTCCATGCCCGTCCCTACCGATTTCAGGGAGGGGGTCCCACGCCTGTAATCGTGGAGCCTGAATTCTTGCGAACAGGGCTTCTTGGCTGTGTTATTGAGGGTCAAATATTCGTGCTTGGTCTCTACGAAGATCGCTTGCGCCAAAAAGTTGAATGGGTTGAGCATGGCGTAGAAGTTGCAGAGCACCGATATTTCTTCGTGCAACATCTGATTCTCAGTATTATGAAGAACGTGCCCAAAATTCACGACTGCTCTGCCTTTGACGTCTTCGTCAACGAGGAGCACCTGCCAGTCGTTGTCTTGGAGTCGTACACTGCCTCAACAGCACCAGTAGCTTCAGGGCAATCCCCACGACAGCTGGACGTTCCTCTTTTGGACTCCTTGGCTGAGAAATGCATGGGAGTGCTATACCAAGAACATCATCTTCGCGTTTATTGTGTCATGATCACTGCCCCGAATACCTTGCCTAGAGTTCTTAAAAATGGGCGCCAAGAGATTGGCAACATGCTATGTCGAAAAGAATTTGATAATGGGTCGCTGCCATGCGAGCACGTTAAATTCAGCGTTGAGCGGTCGGTTCTGAATCTTCCAATTGGCGTGGATCCCGTTGGAGGAATTTGGTCTGTTCCATCTTCAGCTGCTAGGCAGGATGCCCTCGCCATGCAGGAAAAGCAATATTCAGGAGTTGATTTGCGGGACGTTATTATGGATGATCGCACCTCTACGCCATTGAATAATTTTAACAGTATCGTTGATTTACTTCAGTGGCGTGTTTCTCGCCAGGGCGAGGAACTTTGTTATTGCTCTATCGACGGTCGTGGCAGAGAAGGCAAGGGTATCACATGGAAGAAATTCGATTCTAAAGTTGCAGCTGTGGCTGCGTATTTGAAAAATAAAGTGAAACTCCGCCCCGGCGACCATGTTATTCTCATGTATACGCACTCGGAAGAGTACGTATTCGCCGTACATGCTTGCTTCTGCCTGGGCTTGGTAGCCATTCCCATTTCCCCAGTTGACCAGAACCGACTATCCGAAGATGCGCCGGCTTTACTCCATGTCATTGTCGATTTCCGTGTAAAAGCCATACTTGTCAACGGCGAAGTCAATGACTTACTGAAACAGAAAATCGTATCTCAGCATATCAAGCAGTCTGCTCATGTTGTCCGCACGAGCGTTCCAAGTGTATACAATACGTCGAAGCCCCCAAAGCAATCGCACGGTTGCCGCCATCTAGGATTTACTATGAATCCCCAATGGTTGAATTCTAAGCAGCCAGCAGTGATTTGGACGTACTGGACTCCGGATCAACGAAGACTGTCTGTCGAGATCGGGCATGATACAATCATGGGAATGTGCAAGGTCCAAAAGGAAACCTGCCAAATGTCTAGTTCACGGCCAGTTTTGGGAAGTGTGCGCAGTGCTGTAGGCCTTGGGTTTCTACACACCTGCTTGATGGGGCCCTACGTCG GCGCACCCACTTACCTTGTTTCGCCCATTGATTTTGCTGCGAACCCAATTTCTTTGTTCCTGACCCTAGCGAGATATAAAATCAAGGATACTTACGCAACTAGCCAAATGTTGGACTACGCAATGGGGAGCATGGCTGCCAAGGGCTTTCAATTGCATGAATTGAAAAATCTCATGATTTCCGCGGAAGGACGACCTAGAATCGACGTTT ACCAAAAAGTGCGCTTACATTTCGCTGCCGCTGGACTCGATCGTACCGCTATCAATACTATTTACTCTCATGTCCTGAATCCTATGATTGCCTCCCGATCATACATGTGCATTGAACCGATCGAACTGTGGCTTGATACAAAATACCTTAGACAGGGCTACGTTTATCCAGTGGATCCGGATACTCCTGGACATACGCTTTTAGTTCAAGACTCAGGGATGGTTCCTGTGAGCACGCAAATAGCCATTGTAAATCCAGAGACTTGCTGCCTTTCTCATGTTGGCGAGTATGGCGAAATATGGGTTCAATCCGATGCCTGTGCCAGGTCCTTCTATGGCTCTAAGCAGGAATTCGACCTAGAGAGGTTCAGTGGACGAACTGTGGATGGCGATCCAGGTGCCATATATGTTCGTACTGGTGATTTAGGTTTCTTACATACAGTGACGAGGCCGATTGGACCTGGTGGGCAACCAGTCGAAATGCAGGTTCTGTTTGTCTTGGGTAGCATCGGTGAAACCTTTGAAGTCAATGGTCTCAACCATTTCCCTATGGACATTGAGAACACAATTGAGAAGTCGCATCGAAATATAGTTAGGGGAGGAAG CGCCGTATTCCAAGCTGGTGGGCTAGTTGTTGCTCTTGTTGAAGTTACCCGAAAAGCCTATCTTGCATCCATTGTACCTGTGATTGTGAATGCAGTTCTTACTGAGCATCAGGTCGTCACTGACATTGTCGCCTTCGTTCCTCGTGGTGACTTCCCTCGTTCACGACTGGGTGAGAAGCAACGCGGCAAGATTCTTGGATTGTGGGTTACTCGGAAGATCCGGACGATTGCACAATTTAGCATCAGGGATGCGGATGGAGTGATGACCCATGTCGCAGAGGCCCATGCAAGGGCGTCAAAAACCGGAAGTATTATTGAAGGAAGTAGTCGCCTACCTTCTACGCTCCTGGAAGCAGAGGAACATGGAGGACCTCAGCCGCAGGCTCCGTCGAGGCGCGGCAAGGGATATACAGATGAACCTGTTGAGCATTATCCCCGTACCCCTGAAGGTATTACATCGGATCACCATGCCCTCGGAGATCCAACATTTAGAAATGCAGATGACACTGAGCAGTACCATCAGTCTTTTAAGCACGATAATCGCAGCTCTTCTGGCAATTTCTATGACCAAAACCAGGATGAACGACACGATTTCTTGGTAGAGTCTCCTATGGCCGCTGAAAACAGATCCGCTCCCTTCAATGCCAGCGCTTTCGGCTCTGAAGGCTCAAACTTTGCTCCTGAGAATCACCCTCTCCAGGGCGAATGTAACCCATCTGGTCCCATAGGTCTAGTCCCCATGAAACCTCTCTCACGACAGGATACTCCTCCGTCTCATCGATCTAGTTctcgctcctctccagctccACAGACCGTCCCCCAGATCCGGACTCCCGTAGTGTCACTTGGAAAAGATTCTTTACCCAGTCAACAACTAAGATACAGCATGATTGGAGGCTCCTACAACCAACCCCCTCCCCAGCAAGCTCAGACTCAAGGCCAGAATCCGTATGGCGGCTACGGTGATGAGCACGAGCAGGATTGGCCACAGGAGGCGATCCTTTACCATACAAGGAATGATGCGGGATATCAATAG